One stretch of Francisella sp. LA112445 DNA includes these proteins:
- the ubiA gene encoding 4-hydroxybenzoate octaprenyltransferase produces the protein MFSKEKLNAYFMLMRLHRPIPILLILWPTLTALVLAGHGVPNIKYWVIFTLGVVVMRTVGCIVNDIADIDFDKHVARTSTRPLTSGKLSVKNALYLCLILTLVAFICVLFLNLYTILLSFVALFLAVLYPFCKRFFAIPQLVLGLAFNFGIFMAFSAIQNKIPLEALIFYLSTICWTIAYDTVYALADREFDLEIGIKSSAVLFGDKVFKYIFLFDFLSLILLLILGIYCHFNIIFYLGVIVSGLFFIKNYFIYKKLGITNCIKAFSDNHWVGLIIFVIVLLQYL, from the coding sequence ATGTTTAGTAAAGAAAAGTTAAATGCATATTTTATGCTAATGAGGCTACATCGCCCTATTCCAATTCTTTTGATACTATGGCCGACTCTTACAGCTTTGGTATTAGCAGGTCATGGAGTACCAAATATTAAATATTGGGTTATCTTTACCCTTGGTGTTGTAGTTATGCGTACCGTCGGCTGTATTGTTAATGATATTGCTGATATTGACTTTGACAAGCATGTTGCCCGTACTAGCACTCGACCATTAACTAGTGGCAAACTTAGTGTCAAGAATGCGTTATATTTATGTCTCATTCTTACTTTAGTAGCTTTTATCTGTGTATTATTTTTAAACTTATACACAATTTTACTATCATTTGTTGCACTATTTTTAGCGGTACTATATCCATTTTGTAAAAGATTCTTTGCTATACCTCAACTAGTGTTAGGACTGGCTTTTAACTTTGGTATTTTTATGGCTTTCTCAGCTATACAAAACAAAATACCCCTAGAGGCTTTAATATTCTATTTATCAACAATTTGCTGGACTATAGCTTATGACACGGTATATGCACTAGCTGATAGAGAGTTTGATTTAGAAATAGGTATAAAATCATCAGCTGTTTTATTTGGTGATAAAGTATTTAAATATATATTTTTATTTGACTTTCTATCTCTAATATTACTCCTTATTTTGGGGATATATTGCCACTTTAATATAATCTTCTATTTAGGAGTGATCGTATCTGGATTATTTTTTATCAAAAATTATTTTATCTACAAAAAGCTAGGCATCACAAATTGTATAAAAGCCTTTTCTGATAATCATTGGGTTGGATTAATAATTTTTGTTATTGTATTATTACAATATCTTTAA
- a CDS encoding FAD-dependent oxidoreductase: MQKSKKYEWAIVGAGPAGMATLGILLDNGVNASDVLWIDPLFKVGDFGEKWGEVSSNTTVELFLRFLNDIKSFNYAEKDQEFALDGFERQGFTRLNEVTKSLQWVTKDLLARVDHSQDMVTDLKVSNGVWDIRGENGHYAAKKVVLATGALPKSLNIHNFEVTEEINLSTALTPSKLKQELKSDDKVAVFGSSHSAMIIIRNLLEAGVNDVANFYLEPLKYAVNMGDYILYDNSGLKGETAKWVRKNISQNLDSRVKRYLSTKEQVSNHLHKYNKVIYATGFQQRVPSAEGIDVSQYDPTTGIIAPGLFGVGICFPQKVTDPNGNVELNVGLFKFMRDINRMLPLWMRYDI; encoded by the coding sequence ATGCAAAAATCTAAAAAATACGAATGGGCAATAGTTGGTGCCGGTCCAGCAGGTATGGCTACATTAGGCATTTTATTGGATAATGGTGTTAATGCTAGTGATGTATTATGGATTGATCCACTTTTTAAGGTTGGGGATTTTGGAGAAAAATGGGGCGAGGTAAGTAGTAATACTACAGTGGAGCTTTTTCTTAGATTCTTAAATGATATAAAATCGTTTAACTATGCTGAAAAAGATCAAGAGTTTGCTTTAGATGGTTTTGAGAGGCAGGGCTTTACTAGACTAAATGAGGTAACTAAATCACTACAATGGGTTACAAAAGACCTTTTAGCAAGAGTAGATCATAGTCAAGATATGGTTACAGATCTAAAAGTATCTAATGGTGTTTGGGATATCCGTGGTGAAAATGGTCACTATGCTGCTAAGAAAGTAGTTCTTGCTACGGGAGCTTTACCTAAATCATTAAATATCCATAATTTTGAAGTTACAGAAGAGATCAATCTATCAACAGCTCTAACACCTAGTAAATTAAAACAAGAACTTAAATCTGATGATAAAGTAGCAGTTTTTGGCTCTTCTCATTCAGCTATGATAATTATTAGAAATCTATTAGAAGCTGGTGTTAATGATGTAGCTAATTTTTATCTAGAGCCATTAAAGTATGCTGTTAATATGGGTGATTATATTCTTTATGATAACTCTGGTTTAAAAGGTGAGACAGCTAAGTGGGTTAGAAAGAATATTTCTCAGAACTTAGATAGCAGAGTTAAGAGATACTTATCTACAAAAGAGCAGGTTAGTAATCATTTACATAAGTATAATAAAGTTATATATGCAACAGGCTTTCAACAAAGAGTTCCAAGTGCAGAAGGTATTGATGTAAGTCAGTATGACCCCACAACAGGGATTATAGCGCCAGGGCTTTTTGGTGTTGGTATTTGTTTCCCTCAAAAAGTTACTGATCCAAATGGTAATGTTGAACTAAATGTTGGGTTATTCAAGTTTATGCGAGATATTAATAGAATGTTACCTTTATGGATGAGATATGATATCTAA
- a CDS encoding LemA family protein, whose product MTLGIILLIIIAIIVIYIVMTYNKLIAEIETVKNSEKQIDVQLDRRAKVFDSLVNVVKKYMDYEQTTLKQVVALRSKANIAKEQGDTQARISAENKISDLAKGINIQFENYPELKANQNVIQLQEEITSTENKLAFAKQALNDSIERYNAHKKSFFAGIVVNFFKKLNEDFIYWNISEEKKQQLEDSRVEL is encoded by the coding sequence ATGACACTTGGAATAATTCTACTAATTATTATTGCAATAATTGTAATATATATAGTAATGACATATAACAAACTAATAGCAGAAATTGAAACTGTCAAAAACTCAGAAAAGCAAATAGACGTTCAACTAGATCGTAGAGCTAAAGTCTTTGACTCTTTAGTTAATGTTGTAAAAAAATACATGGACTACGAACAAACAACTCTAAAACAAGTTGTTGCTCTAAGAAGTAAAGCAAACATTGCTAAAGAGCAAGGAGATACTCAAGCAAGAATCTCAGCTGAAAACAAAATCTCTGATTTAGCTAAAGGTATCAATATCCAGTTTGAAAATTACCCAGAGCTAAAAGCTAATCAAAATGTAATCCAACTACAAGAAGAAATTACATCTACTGAGAATAAATTAGCTTTTGCAAAACAAGCATTAAACGATTCTATCGAAAGATATAATGCACACAAAAAATCATTCTTTGCGGGTATTGTGGTTAATTTCTTCAAGAAGTTAAATGAGGATTTTATTTACTGGAATATCTCAGAAGAGAAAAAGCAACAACTAGAAGACTCAAGAGTGGAACTATAA
- a CDS encoding SemiSWEET family transporter, which yields MDYITILGWIACIITIIYTALGLPAQVKKNYQLKSTEGLSLFLFCFLFLTFTSWVVYGICKPDWFIVVPNGLGAIFAFVIVLQILFYTSKNK from the coding sequence ATGGATTATATTACTATCTTAGGGTGGATTGCATGTATTATAACAATAATTTATACAGCTCTAGGGTTACCTGCTCAAGTAAAGAAAAACTACCAACTTAAATCGACTGAAGGACTTTCTTTATTTCTCTTTTGTTTTCTTTTCTTAACATTCACATCATGGGTCGTTTATGGAATATGTAAACCTGACTGGTTTATTGTTGTACCTAATGGTCTAGGGGCAATATTTGCTTTTGTTATTGTATTACAAATACTATTTTACACATCAAAGAATAAGTAA
- the rph gene encoding ribonuclease PH — translation MRPSGRNNDQLRNIKVTHNFTKHAEGSVLVEFGDTKVLCTASVIAGVPRFKKDSGEGWLTAEYGMLPRSTHTRMDREAARGKQSGRTQEIQRLIGRALRASVDLTKIGENTIKVDCDVIQADGGTRTASITGASLAINDAINYMKEKGMIEADVDPLLSQVAAISVGIYNNEPVLDLDYDEDSNAETDMNVVMNSNGGMIEIQGTAEGKDFSEEEFAKMLGLAKKGIKEIFESIF, via the coding sequence ATGCGTCCAAGTGGTAGAAATAATGATCAGTTACGTAATATAAAAGTTACCCATAATTTTACAAAGCATGCAGAAGGTTCTGTTCTTGTAGAGTTTGGCGATACTAAAGTTCTTTGTACAGCTTCAGTGATAGCAGGGGTACCAAGGTTTAAAAAAGACTCTGGCGAGGGGTGGTTAACAGCTGAGTATGGAATGCTTCCTCGCTCAACACATACTAGAATGGATAGAGAAGCTGCTCGTGGTAAGCAATCAGGTAGAACTCAGGAAATTCAACGCCTAATAGGTAGAGCATTGCGTGCAAGTGTTGATTTAACTAAAATAGGTGAGAATACTATCAAAGTTGATTGTGACGTAATCCAAGCAGATGGAGGAACTCGTACAGCTTCTATAACAGGAGCGTCATTAGCTATTAATGATGCTATTAACTATATGAAAGAAAAAGGTATGATAGAGGCTGATGTTGATCCTCTTTTATCACAAGTAGCAGCTATTTCTGTAGGGATTTATAATAATGAGCCAGTATTAGATCTTGATTATGATGAAGACTCAAATGCTGAAACAGATATGAATGTTGTGATGAATTCAAATGGCGGTATGATCGAAATTCAAGGAACAGCAGAAGGCAAAGATTTCTCGGAAGAGGAGTTTGCAAAAATGTTAGGTCTAGCTAAAAAAGGTATTAAAGAGATATTTGAATCAATATTTTAA
- a CDS encoding heavy metal translocating P-type ATPase yields the protein MNGNNQYLEFKIYGLDCIEEVNIIKKALGKKVLEDNMQFDLLNGKLLINQQDISAKEIISSIKKSGLNATTWDEHIADNQNPSFISKNLRLITTSISGIFIVFAYLFHAFDHGFINAFIDNDNGSGTIFTLISQLSYILAIVFGSWFVFPKAISSLKRLNADMNLLMVIAILCAAAIGQLFEAAVVSFLFSLSLVLEAWSVGNARSAITKLMDLTPDTALVYCCHDKEFEEKPLAEINVGKRLLIKPGQKIALDGIVIRGDSFINQAPITGESIPVEKQVGDEVFAGSINGNSTIEIKTTKTASNSSIAKIIQAIEHAQSKRSSSEKWVDKFARIYTPCMIVLAILIAIVPPLLLAQPWIKWIYQALVILVIACPCALVISTPISIVSSLARAARNGVLIKGGNFVEIPTKLKAIAFDKTGTLTKGLPVVKQTIISDNFSEEQLITIAASLEQTIDHPISKAIIDYAKQNNIQIKEALNIKVIGGKGIIGQIKDSPYWLGSHAFAHEKQLCNNKPLHKQAAELGENGFTLIFVGNDKQIIGAIGIQDTIKDNINEALKQLKESGINKNVMLTGDNNGTAKAIAKQAGIDEYYAELLPEDKVTKVEELVNKYKNVAMVGDGINDAPALARSNLGIAMGAIGNDIAIETADIALMSDDIGKLPWLIKHSKRTLNIIKQNVTFAIAVKAIFISLAMADLATLWMAIAADIGTTLIVIINALRLLKK from the coding sequence ATGAATGGTAATAATCAATACCTAGAGTTCAAGATATACGGCTTAGACTGTATCGAAGAAGTAAATATTATAAAAAAAGCCTTAGGGAAAAAAGTATTAGAAGATAATATGCAGTTTGATCTACTTAATGGTAAGCTTTTAATAAACCAGCAGGATATTTCTGCAAAAGAAATTATTTCATCAATTAAAAAATCAGGTCTAAATGCAACAACCTGGGATGAGCATATTGCAGATAATCAAAATCCTAGTTTTATTAGTAAAAACTTACGTTTAATCACAACATCTATTAGTGGTATCTTCATAGTCTTTGCATATTTATTTCATGCTTTTGATCATGGCTTTATAAATGCATTTATAGATAATGATAATGGTTCAGGTACGATATTTACGCTAATATCACAACTTAGCTATATCTTGGCTATAGTATTTGGTAGCTGGTTTGTTTTTCCAAAAGCTATCTCATCACTAAAGCGATTAAATGCAGACATGAACTTACTTATGGTAATCGCTATACTCTGTGCCGCTGCTATTGGACAACTTTTTGAGGCAGCTGTTGTAAGTTTCTTATTCTCTTTATCTCTTGTTTTAGAAGCATGGAGTGTTGGCAATGCACGTTCAGCCATAACTAAGCTTATGGACCTAACACCTGATACAGCCTTAGTGTATTGCTGCCATGATAAAGAATTTGAGGAAAAACCTTTGGCAGAAATTAATGTAGGCAAAAGACTACTTATCAAACCAGGCCAAAAGATTGCTCTTGATGGGATTGTTATAAGAGGTGATAGTTTTATAAACCAAGCCCCTATTACAGGTGAATCAATTCCTGTAGAAAAACAAGTTGGTGATGAAGTTTTCGCAGGTAGTATAAATGGCAACTCAACAATCGAGATTAAAACCACAAAAACAGCAAGTAACTCATCTATCGCAAAAATTATACAAGCAATAGAACATGCACAATCAAAACGCTCATCATCAGAAAAGTGGGTTGATAAATTTGCTAGAATTTATACGCCTTGTATGATAGTACTCGCTATATTAATAGCTATCGTTCCTCCACTACTTCTAGCTCAGCCATGGATTAAATGGATATATCAAGCCTTAGTTATTCTTGTAATAGCATGTCCTTGTGCACTAGTTATATCAACTCCAATATCGATAGTTTCTAGCCTTGCAAGAGCTGCAAGAAATGGTGTTTTAATAAAGGGAGGAAACTTCGTTGAGATTCCTACAAAACTTAAAGCTATTGCTTTTGATAAAACAGGAACTTTAACCAAAGGTCTACCAGTAGTAAAACAAACTATTATCAGTGATAATTTCTCTGAAGAGCAATTAATAACTATAGCTGCTAGTTTAGAACAAACTATTGATCACCCTATTTCTAAAGCAATTATTGATTATGCTAAGCAAAATAACATACAAATCAAAGAAGCTCTAAATATTAAAGTTATTGGTGGTAAAGGCATAATAGGACAGATAAAAGACTCACCTTATTGGCTAGGAAGCCATGCCTTTGCTCATGAGAAACAGCTTTGTAATAATAAACCTCTGCATAAGCAAGCAGCTGAGCTTGGAGAAAATGGTTTCACATTAATATTTGTTGGAAATGATAAGCAGATAATTGGAGCTATTGGTATACAAGATACTATAAAAGATAATATTAACGAAGCTCTAAAACAGTTAAAAGAATCTGGGATTAACAAAAATGTAATGCTTACTGGCGATAATAATGGTACTGCTAAAGCTATTGCTAAACAAGCTGGTATAGATGAGTACTATGCAGAGCTTCTACCAGAAGATAAAGTTACAAAAGTTGAAGAGCTTGTTAATAAGTATAAAAATGTTGCTATGGTTGGAGATGGTATTAATGATGCTCCTGCTCTTGCTAGATCAAATCTAGGCATTGCTATGGGAGCCATTGGTAATGATATTGCTATAGAAACCGCTGATATTGCACTAATGTCTGATGATATTGGTAAGTTGCCATGGCTGATTAAACATTCCAAAAGAACACTAAATATAATAAAACAAAATGTAACTTTTGCTATAGCTGTAAAAGCTATATTTATATCATTAGCTATGGCAGACTTAGCAACATTATGGATGGCAATTGCAGCAGATATAGGAACAACACTTATTGTAATAATAAATGCGTTAAGATTATTGAAAAAATAA
- a CDS encoding mannitol dehydrogenase family protein, translating to MQLNSDNINKIIKNNPDIKVYTKPESTSKIIHFGVGGFHRAHQVIYTGEAMEKSNDHSWGLTGVGILETDKMMADCLKEQDYNYTLMLKPNTGENFASIVGTIGDYIYAYDDYVSLITKALNPNLAIVSMTVTEGGYNIDPNTGKFDWSDELINYDLKNQNSPKTIFGYLALIIKYRKNNNLNGVTLLSCDNVQHNGKVLEYTFLEFLSKLDSNLAVWTKENCSFPNSMVDRITPKTANIDQQMLLDQFGIQDKWPVVCEPFTQWVIEDNFVAGRPKWELAGTQFVDDVSPYEKMKLRLLNSSHQALAYLGYLHGYRYVHESAQDETIKKFLLRYMKNEVEATLDPVPGINLDEYQHSIIERFANPNIADTLQRICEFTSDRIPVFNLPAINEQINQGKDLKLSALIIASWRVYLDGLDESGQKIDIVDNKKQMLLDFITKNSNPIEFIKIKDIFHNLSNDATFVKLYNQAYTNIKKYGAIKAISLFL from the coding sequence ATGCAACTTAACTCAGATAATATCAATAAAATAATCAAGAATAATCCTGATATAAAAGTTTATACTAAGCCAGAGTCTACTTCTAAAATTATTCACTTTGGCGTTGGGGGGTTCCATAGAGCTCATCAAGTAATATACACTGGCGAAGCTATGGAAAAATCAAATGATCATAGCTGGGGACTAACAGGAGTTGGAATTCTTGAAACAGATAAGATGATGGCTGATTGTCTAAAAGAACAAGACTATAACTATACACTAATGCTTAAACCAAATACTGGAGAAAACTTTGCTAGTATAGTTGGAACAATCGGAGATTATATATATGCTTATGATGATTATGTTAGTCTAATAACTAAAGCCTTAAATCCAAATTTAGCGATAGTATCTATGACTGTTACTGAAGGTGGTTATAATATTGATCCTAACACAGGTAAATTTGATTGGAGCGATGAATTAATTAATTATGATCTTAAAAATCAAAACTCTCCTAAAACAATATTTGGATATTTAGCATTAATTATTAAATACAGAAAAAATAATAATCTCAATGGAGTAACATTACTAAGCTGTGACAATGTACAACATAATGGTAAAGTTTTAGAATACACTTTCCTTGAATTTCTATCAAAACTTGACTCAAACTTAGCAGTTTGGACTAAAGAAAACTGTAGTTTTCCAAACTCTATGGTTGATCGTATAACTCCCAAAACTGCTAACATAGATCAGCAAATGCTTCTAGACCAATTTGGTATCCAAGATAAGTGGCCTGTAGTTTGTGAACCATTTACTCAATGGGTTATAGAGGATAATTTTGTAGCAGGTAGACCAAAATGGGAACTTGCTGGCACTCAATTTGTTGATGACGTTTCTCCATATGAAAAAATGAAACTTAGACTTCTTAACTCATCTCACCAAGCTTTAGCATATTTAGGATACTTACACGGGTATCGTTATGTTCATGAGTCAGCTCAAGATGAAACCATTAAGAAATTTCTTTTAAGGTATATGAAGAATGAAGTTGAAGCAACTCTTGACCCTGTTCCTGGTATAAATTTAGACGAATACCAGCATAGTATAATAGAGAGATTCGCTAATCCAAATATTGCAGATACTCTTCAAAGAATATGTGAGTTTACAAGTGATAGAATCCCTGTTTTTAACCTCCCAGCAATTAATGAACAGATAAATCAAGGTAAAGATTTAAAGCTATCTGCATTGATTATAGCATCTTGGAGAGTATACCTTGATGGTCTTGATGAAAGCGGACAAAAAATAGATATTGTTGATAATAAAAAGCAAATGCTTCTTGATTTTATTACTAAAAACAGCAACCCTATAGAATTTATAAAAATTAAAGATATATTTCATAACTTAAGCAATGATGCAACTTTTGTTAAGCTTTATAACCAAGCATATACAAATATAAAAAAATATGGAGCTATAAAAGCTATCTCTCTATTTTTATAG
- a CDS encoding metalloregulator ArsR/SmtB family transcription factor produces MKLADIVDFQKALSDETRIRILMVIYQHELCLCHLAHIFKLANSTISKHLDILRRNGFIHKRKQGRFHYFYFNSIYKEQLNWLFKILEDDITIQNDQKIIKQMIKEKLEHLPEIHAKENLL; encoded by the coding sequence ATGAAGCTTGCAGATATAGTCGACTTTCAAAAAGCCTTAAGCGATGAAACTAGGATTCGAATCTTAATGGTGATATATCAGCATGAATTATGCCTTTGTCATTTAGCACATATATTCAAGCTTGCTAATTCAACTATTTCTAAACATTTAGACATCCTTAGACGTAATGGCTTTATCCATAAACGAAAGCAAGGACGATTTCATTACTTTTATTTTAACTCTATTTATAAAGAACAATTAAACTGGCTATTTAAGATACTTGAAGATGATATCACTATCCAGAATGATCAAAAAATAATCAAGCAAATGATAAAAGAAAAACTTGAACACCTTCCTGAAATACATGCAAAGGAGAACTTACTATGA
- a CDS encoding LysR substrate-binding domain-containing protein gives MRITLKQLQVFVNTAKAESISAGAEKCFISQAAASMSLSQLENMLETTLFDRVGKRMKLNANGKNLLTKAIKILDEVEEFETFSDSDSKLSGKITVGASTTIANYILPKYIATFRKTYPDVEFEIISGNTQEIINSVETLSCDIAFIEGECSSQSIETSLWRKDDLKIICRASHPLCKKENIKIKDLLKYEWVTREQGSGTFDIFFNALEDNMSNIKKAITLSSSEAIKQYISHSDCLACLSEIITSYSEDTNRYKVLEVQDLDLRRNLYRLLHKKKYHTALTKAFCDFIEENLK, from the coding sequence ATGCGAATTACATTAAAGCAGCTTCAAGTTTTTGTTAATACGGCTAAAGCTGAATCAATTAGTGCTGGTGCTGAGAAATGTTTTATATCTCAGGCTGCAGCAAGTATGTCATTATCTCAGCTTGAAAATATGCTTGAAACCACCCTGTTTGATCGGGTTGGAAAACGTATGAAACTAAATGCTAATGGTAAAAATCTTCTAACAAAAGCTATCAAAATACTAGATGAAGTTGAAGAGTTTGAAACTTTTAGTGATAGTGATTCAAAATTATCTGGCAAAATTACTGTTGGTGCTAGTACTACGATAGCAAACTATATACTTCCTAAATATATAGCTACATTCAGAAAAACCTATCCTGATGTGGAGTTTGAAATAATATCTGGCAACACTCAAGAGATCATCAACAGCGTCGAAACTCTCAGCTGTGATATTGCTTTTATAGAAGGTGAATGTAGTAGCCAAAGTATAGAAACTAGTCTATGGAGAAAAGACGACTTAAAGATCATTTGTCGAGCAAGTCACCCTCTATGCAAGAAAGAAAATATAAAAATAAAAGATCTTTTGAAATATGAATGGGTAACTAGAGAGCAAGGATCTGGAACATTTGATATTTTTTTTAATGCTCTTGAAGATAATATGTCAAATATTAAAAAAGCAATTACTTTAAGTAGTTCAGAAGCGATAAAACAGTATATTTCACATAGTGACTGCTTAGCATGCTTATCAGAAATAATAACCAGTTACTCCGAGGATACTAATAGATATAAAGTGCTTGAGGTACAGGACCTTGACCTTAGACGTAACTTATATAGATTACTACATAAAAAGAAATACCATACGGCACTAACAAAAGCTTTCTGCGACTTCATAGAAGAAAATTTAAAATAA
- a CDS encoding chorismate lyase: MSIIDKDSLDKAKRYWLNDAKNLVTSLSKFHGDIRLDIVSQDFTNLTPLEEKLLDSKEALVRQITLSNNDKTFVFARTIVPKNTYNYFTQELDGLGTKPIGDNLLFDKSKFYRDEFIIRQLSAQNFQQETGRNQLHEIFSRSSIFEYKNDKKLKFLITEYFLILPEQYDV, from the coding sequence ATGAGCATAATAGATAAAGATAGCTTAGATAAGGCTAAAAGATACTGGCTTAATGATGCTAAAAACTTAGTTACAAGTCTATCTAAATTTCATGGTGATATAAGGCTAGATATAGTTTCACAAGATTTTACAAATCTAACACCTCTAGAAGAGAAATTATTAGATAGCAAAGAAGCACTTGTTAGGCAGATTACTCTATCTAACAACGATAAAACTTTTGTTTTTGCTAGAACAATCGTACCCAAAAATACTTACAATTATTTTACTCAAGAGCTTGATGGCTTAGGCACAAAGCCAATAGGTGATAACCTACTTTTTGATAAATCAAAATTTTATCGAGATGAGTTTATAATTCGCCAGCTCTCGGCTCAAAATTTTCAGCAAGAAACTGGTAGAAACCAACTACATGAAATATTCTCACGTAGTTCTATTTTTGAGTATAAAAATGACAAAAAACTTAAATTTCTAATTACCGAGTACTTTCTAATTTTACCGGAACAATATGATGTTTAG
- a CDS encoding DUF423 domain-containing protein, producing the protein MNLAIGAILGFISVAFGAYAEHGLKTQISVEHFDFIMTALRYNQIYAIVISGIGIALLSSKQLGQSLLLKLSSLFFIIGTILFSFSIYISVAYNIPAILELAPIGGTSLMIGWLTLILTGIFAKRI; encoded by the coding sequence ATGAATTTAGCAATAGGTGCTATTCTAGGTTTTATTTCAGTTGCTTTTGGAGCATACGCAGAACATGGACTCAAAACTCAAATTTCAGTTGAGCATTTTGATTTTATCATGACAGCTTTGCGCTACAATCAAATATATGCAATTGTGATTAGTGGTATTGGAATAGCTCTTTTAAGCAGTAAGCAACTTGGTCAAAGTTTATTACTTAAACTAAGTAGCCTATTTTTTATAATTGGTACTATATTATTTAGCTTTAGTATTTATATCTCTGTAGCTTATAATATACCAGCTATTTTAGAATTAGCTCCAATCGGTGGCACTAGTCTAATGATAGGATGGTTAACTTTAATCTTAACTGGTATTTTTGCAAAAAGGATTTAA
- the htpX gene encoding zinc metalloprotease HtpX, whose amino-acid sequence MSNTDNLQYGSVNWRDVVRKNTRRTYLVIATFLIVFFLLGIFVDTFWRYSELANYYYTHTGRQLPISQVFMWLVTFQIPPYATMIISVIAIVWIFITFSMYDKIMLSGTEYHEVSADSQDPLAKRVYNVVEEMKVAAGMRYMPKVFLIDANYMNAFASGYSEKSAMVAITTKLANALNRDELQAVMAHELTHIRNQDIKLNLFTMVLSNMMLIIMDFLFYSALFSGNNRDSNNRNNNAAAFFIIIMILRYVLQIFTIFMMLFLSRTREYMADAGAVELMRTNMPMANALIKIANDSHTQEAQYSYKHNKNENLRRASYIFDPLSAGFNGGDMSDLFSTHPSIEKRLASIGVKSK is encoded by the coding sequence ATGTCAAACACTGATAATCTTCAATACGGCTCAGTAAATTGGCGCGATGTTGTTCGTAAAAACACTCGTCGTACATATCTTGTAATAGCGACATTCTTGATTGTATTCTTTTTGCTGGGAATTTTTGTCGATACATTTTGGCGCTACAGCGAGTTGGCAAATTACTACTATACACATACAGGTAGACAATTGCCTATTAGCCAAGTATTTATGTGGCTTGTAACATTTCAGATACCTCCATACGCAACGATGATAATATCAGTAATTGCTATAGTATGGATTTTTATAACCTTTAGCATGTACGACAAAATTATGCTTTCAGGAACTGAGTATCATGAAGTATCTGCTGATAGCCAAGACCCTCTAGCAAAAAGAGTCTACAATGTCGTTGAGGAGATGAAAGTCGCTGCTGGAATGCGTTATATGCCAAAGGTATTTCTAATTGATGCAAACTATATGAATGCTTTTGCATCAGGATACTCTGAGAAATCTGCAATGGTTGCTATTACAACAAAACTTGCAAATGCTCTAAATCGTGATGAGCTCCAAGCCGTAATGGCACATGAGTTAACACATATCCGTAATCAAGATATTAAGCTAAACCTATTTACGATGGTTTTATCTAATATGATGTTAATCATCATGGATTTCTTGTTCTACTCGGCTCTTTTTTCAGGCAATAACCGCGATAGTAACAATCGTAATAATAATGCTGCCGCTTTTTTCATAATAATTATGATTTTAAGATATGTACTACAAATCTTTACAATATTTATGATGCTATTTTTAAGTCGAACGCGTGAGTATATGGCTGATGCTGGAGCTGTTGAACTTATGCGGACAAATATGCCGATGGCAAATGCTCTTATAAAGATTGCAAATGACAGTCATACACAAGAAGCTCAATATAGTTATAAACACAACAAAAATGAAAATCTTCGTCGTGCATCATACATATTCGATCCTCTAAGTGCAGGATTTAACGGTGGTGATATGTCAGATCTTTTCTCTACTCACCCTTCTATAGAAAAAAGGCTGGCATCGATTGGAGTTAAATCAAAATAA